A region of Diospyros lotus cultivar Yz01 chromosome 3, ASM1463336v1, whole genome shotgun sequence DNA encodes the following proteins:
- the LOC127798232 gene encoding amino acid transporter AVT1I-like, with amino-acid sequence MAERDCWRAKVSTPPRGTTFLRTCFNGVNTLSGVGLLSIPYALSEGGWFSIMLLFLVAILCCYTGQLLRRCMDADTHIQTYPDIGGLAFGAKGRTLVSTFIYLELYLVAVEFLILEGDNLTKLFPDTCFHIGGHKVGGKQGFVLLTALAILPTVWLRSLALLAYLSAGGVLASVVLVVSVAWVGAADGVGFHEKGVLWNWTGLPIAVSLYTFCYGGHAVFPTLRNSMRERSQFSQVLYVSFILSTITYGSMAVFGYLMYGQNLMSQVTLNLPDNNLSSKIAIYTTLINPITKYAIIVSPIATDLEEKFSLQNSRLIRLLLRTGLVISTVVVALTVPFFGYVMAFIGSFLSVSACFLFPCLCYLKICRAYRSFGAELMLIGAIIAMGASVAVIGTYTSVKQIVEHMHRV; translated from the exons ATGGCGGAGAGGGATTGTTGGAGAGCCAAAGTCAGCACGCCGCCCAGAGGCACCACCTTCCTTAGAACTTGCTTCAATGGAGTCAATACCCTTTCAg GAGTTGGGTTACTTTCAATTCCGTATGCACTTTCTGAAGGAGGATGGTTCAGCATAATGCTTCTCTTCTTAGTAGCAATCCTGTGCTGCTACACCGGGCAGCTTCTTCGCCGATGTATGGATGCTGATACACACATCCAAACTTACCCGGACATTGGAGGGCTGGCCTTTGGAGCCAAGGGAAGAACTCTGGTATCCACCTTCATTTACCTTGAGCTCTACCTGGTTGCGGTCGAGTTCCTGATTCTGGAAGGGGATAATCTGACCAAGCTGTTTCCGGACACATGTTTCCACATTGGCGGCCACAAGGTTGGAGGAAAGCAGGGGTTTGTCTTGCTCACTGCCCTTGCCATATTGCCGACGGTGTGGCTGAGGAGCTTGGCCCTGTTGGCTTACCTCTCTGCTGGAGGGGTGTTGGCCTCTGTGGTTCTGGTTGTCTCTGTTGCTTGGGTTGGTGCTGCTGATGGTGTGGGATTTCATGAGAAAGGGGTCCTCTGGAATTGGACTGGGCTGCCTATTGCCGTAAGCCTGTACACCTTTTGCTACGGTGGCCATGCTGTTTTCCCTACTCTCCGCAACTCCATGAGGGAAAGAAGCCAATTCTCCCAG GTTTTGTACGTTTCCTTCATACTAAGCACCATCACCTATGGATCAATGGCAGTTTTTGGATACCTAATGTATGGACAAAATTTGATGTCTCAAGTGACACTAAATCTTCCGGATAACAATCTTAGTTCAAAAATAGCAATCTATACCACCTTGATCAATCCAATAACAAAGTATGCTATAATTGTTTCACCCATTGCCACAGACCTTGAAGAGaaattttctctccaaaacaGCAGATTGATCAGGTTGCTCCTCAGAACAGGCTTGGTGATCAGCACTGTTGTGGTGGCACTAACAGTCCCATTTTTCGGCTATGTTATGGCATTTATAGGCTCATTTTTGAGTGTCAGTGCCTGTTTTTTGTTCCCATGCCTCTGTTACCTAAAGATTTGCAGAGCTTATCGAAGTTTTGGGGCTGAGTTGATGCTTATTGGAGCAATCatagcgatgggagcttctgtGGCTGTAATAGGTACATATACTTCAGTGAAGCAAATTGTTGAACACATGCATAGAGTTTGA